The Solanum dulcamara chromosome 2, daSolDulc1.2, whole genome shotgun sequence region ttaaattttttaaaaactaaatttatgatcaaatgcTAGCTTAGATTGGAAGTTTCAAAAGTgtctttttcttaaattttgtgttcAGTCAAAATGTCGGGAAAGGGAGTAAGACATTAATATAATGTTAATTTTTTGCATGATGTTGAGCAGGAAGCTGTGAATGTATCACTAGGCAACTTATTGACATATCCATTTGTGAGAGAAGCTGTAGTGAATAAAAGCATTGCACTAAAAGGTGGACACTATGATTTTGTGAATGGATCCTTTGAGCTTTGGAATGTAGACTTCAAACTTACCCCTTCTGTTTCACTCTAAACTTGTTGCAAATTTTTACAACATTTTTAATGTAACCAATTGTAATTGTGTTtcaacttctttttttcttcaccTAAGTTGCATGTTGATGTAAATGTATTACTGAACAACAATATGGTGTGTCACACAAATAATGTTAATTGGCTGTTTTCAGCTTTGAGCTTGATGTAAtctattcatgttttttttCACAACCTTTATTTTTGATGAGCAAAAGGTTTACCTACAAGTTATAATATTTTCGATTCTGAGTTTAAGTTAAATACATTATTATCATCCGTGTAACCAATTTTTACACTAACAGTTACTTTTGCTTGTCTATTGTCACTGTTAAACACTTGTCAAGAATACAGTCTGACCATAATAGTCTTCTAGTCAAGCGATACTTcaaatttctcaattttttgacAGACCAACGAGACTTCATGGATATTGTGAAGAACAGTTGGGATGAACATGTTGATAGAAATGCTATGTACATTATGTAACAAAAATTGAAGAGGCTTGTGTTTTATCTTAGCAATTGGTCTATAAACTCTATAGGCCATGAACATGAGATGGAAGAGGTCAACAAACTACAATACAAGATTTTTCACAGTTTCAGACATAAGAGAAAAGCCTCCTAcatacaaagaaaaaagaatcaagAATGGATTAATCAAAGAAGGTCTGTGAAGGGTAGACTCATCACATAGAAAATATACTTCTTACACAAGAGATTCTGCCTTAAGAATCAAGAATGGATTAATCAAAGAAGGTCTGTGAAGGGTAGACTCATCACATAGAAAATATACTTCTTACACAAGAGATTCTGCCTTACCCTAAGGTAGTCTAGATGTAAACTATTCAAAATGAGAGCTATCTTTTAAGGAATGTGTCTGGAGCCCCGCCAACTAAATTTGAATCGCACACTATGGGGGTGGAGCTCCCAACAAAATTTTCTCCATACCCAGGTCTCGATCCGAGACCTCTGGTTAAGGTGAAGCAGTCCCCCTACTGCATCACAATCCATGTTAACATTATCAAGTGGCTCTGCTTGTTTCAAGATAAGAGATAATTAAAGCTTCCACAATTTATCCAATGGGAATGGTAGTAATTGGTAGgagtgtacatggaccgggttggttcggattttttacaaaccaaaccaaatcatttgtgtcgggttattaaatctataaaccaaaccaaaccaataaaagtcgggtttttcgatatcaatttttcttggtttttttggattttttcgagtttctcggatttttcatagtatctaataaaaagtaCAGAGcaatgcttcttaaaaagagttctagtacaaaatatcaacatataagatggaggcagaatactgtttgaagttttaactttataatataactttataagattgacttttttttgtatattatttagatggacttctcaaatccaaatctaaatgtaagaaagaaaacaaaaattatgaaaaatttttaaaaaatatttataaattacattttaataaatatttttatgtacaacataatttaaaagtagtatatctataatcggatcggtttgggtttggtttgactttttttagttaaaaccaaaccaaccctataatggtcggttttttttccaaacaccaaaccaagtcaaaccactagtcggtttttttttccggtttggttcgatttatcTGTTTGGTGcagtttatcggtttgccctgtacaacaCCTAATAATTGGGAATATACTGGCTACACTGgcttaaatgatgaaatcctaaAGGTAGGAATGAGAAAATTAGTATGTTTCCTTTATTTCACCCATTTTtggtagaaaaaaatatttactttttttttttattccttttgCTATGAATTCAAAAGTTGATAAAACCATGTTTCACAAAGAGTGAACACAAAATTCCTCCTCAGTAATTATTTCTGTCCAACAACATGATCAACATACATGTTTTTATCAACCATATGACACAAAAGGCTTTGAGGAACAAAAACTTCTCATTTTCCCTAAAATGTATTAGAAATTGTACAAAATGAGAGGTATCTTTCAAGGAATGGGATGAATGACAACTTTCCCAGTGGCTCTTCCAGTTTCAAGATAAGAGAAAGCATCCACAACCTTATCAAATGGGAATGGTCCCTTTGGATCTATCACTGGTTTCACCTTCCCACTCTCCAAGTATGGGTTCAGTTTCTTCAACATCTCTCCATTTGATGTCACTACAAATCTAAAACCCGGTGGTGTTACTGCCCCTGTTAGCACTACCACACTCCCACCTTCCTTCATTGCCTTCACCGCCTTTTCGCCCTGACCTGTAGTTAGTACCAAGTGAAAAAATGGTTGTTAGTAGAGGCGGATCCAGAACTTAAACTCAATGGATTCAATCTTTAAGATTCAGAGCACACACATTGTGCTTTTGAAATGATGAGTTCAGTAAATATGGAAAATTTGCACTTTTATCCCTGAAATATCAACAAATTTCGATTTTCGTTGTGATTTGGTTAAGCACATTTGACCTCCAATTGATTCAAAATATGCAgttttgatatttatgcttcTGAATCTTTACAAATTCAATGAATTATTAACGGTTAAACCAtttaggggttgtttggtagcTGATTAGAGTTGTGTAGGTATTAGTAATGTATGGATTAGTTATGAGGGaatatatgtattagttatgcaaaGTTTAGTTATTCCACTTTTTATcctgcataaaataatatatagattcccttataacttatacatatattagttaTGCAGTCTATATTGCCAATCAAACACCATATTCGATGTTATACATGTCCAAACCAGCTACCAAACGACCGCTTAGTTATCTATGAGTTATGTTAAATTTGTATGTGCATTTTGTCCTGCTAATGAATATATCAGAATGGAAATTGTATAAGTTGAAACTTAAGTTCTCACCAACTGAATCATAAACAACATCAAACTTGTCAGGCAGGTCTTCAAAATTCTCCTTAGTGTAGTCAATAGCTAAATCAGCTCCTAAGCTTTTCAGGAGTTCCAACTTCCCTGTGCTGGAGGTAGCTGCTACTTTTGAAGCACCAAATACATGTTTGGCAAGCTGCATAACAGAAAGAACGTGACACTTCAGCTTCATTTTTTAGCAGCAGGGGcacatgaaaataaaaaaagatttaacATGGATCGATAAGAAATCCCATTCTGGCACAATATGAGTCAGGGTGAACATCGGATAAGCAGGTATATAAATTGTTGCGATGCCCCAAAACATTAGGAGCATAAATATCCAAATGGAGAAAAGATAGCAAATGCTACCCAGTCTACTAGATTGTTTACACAAAAATAAGGGTAAGAAGCTATTTTATTTATCTCTAAAATGCCCAATGGATTATTGAGAAtccatatgatataatatgctGGGATGAAGAAGACAGGTGACTGATAATTAAGGGGAGTAAATGATGAAGACTGAAAAAACGATTTAACTTGGCATTGCCCTCAAAGAATCCTCCCGAAAGCCAAGTCAATATGTTGTCTTCTAGACACTAGCACCAGAATATTTTAATCTGTTGTAGTGGCCAACCTGTCTTATTATCCAAGTTACTAATCTCACTCTTTATGGACGGTAACTCATAGTTATCATTACATGACCTGAACACTTTTCTAGAAATCATGCTTTTCTAAAACTGAAATACATTTAAACGAGACTTGAAATGTTCATACCTGGATTACAAGGGATCCAACACCACCAGCACCTCCCAAAACAAGAATGGATTTGCCAGCAGAAAATCCAGCTTTCTCAAGACCTTCATAAGCAGTCTCAATAGCTAGAGGAAGAGCAGCGGCCTCTGCAAAACTCAGATTCTTGGGCTTCAAAGCAACTAGTTTCTCTTCAACAGCAGTGTACTCAGCTAAAGATCCAAATTGCTTTGGTCCATCTAATGCTTTCTCATGTATATCTCCATATACTTCATCCCCTTCTTTTAATCCCTTTACTTGACTACCAACTTTCACTACCATACCAGCAACATCATAACCTGGCACAGTCTACACAAAAGAGAAAATTATATGTTTTAGACCACATATACGgaaaaattatgtgattttctcCTATTTTCGTGTTGACTTGTACTTTCATAGAGGGAacacttttatttacttaattaaacTTCAACAAGGCCCCTCACTTGCGCGTTTGATTCTTATTATGGGCCAAACACACATGGAAATTCTACTTTATAATGGATGCCAGAGAGACTTGAACCCACAATTTGTGCTTGCTCTAACATGTTAAATTGTGTGGtcatttcataaataaaaactcaaaatgttagaaaaaaatcataattttgttCAATCATTTACATTTTCACCAATTACAAGATGTTGagatatataattaagtaaataaatgtCCGTTGTTTCTAACAACTGaagcttttagatgagatgtCAGACACTTCAATATGGTATCATAGCAGGCAGAAGTGCTGAGTTCGAATCTCACCGCCGCCCATTATCAGAAAAAAATTCCACGTGCTTGACTCACTAAAAGAATCGAACCCGCACATGAAGGGGCGTGTTGAGATAACTAATTAGGCAAATAAATGTGTGTCCCCTCTAACGACTAAAACTTTTAGACGAAATGTCACACAGTTAAACACGGGATAGTGCAGATAGTCTCTAATTTAATATTGGCCTCCAATAAGGGTTACAGAATCTAAACACTAGTAGTGAACACTATAGTCATGAAGTGAAATAAGTAAGCACTTTCTGTGCTAAAATCTAAGGAGAAAAGTTGCACTAACACTATAACACAAGTGATGTGAAATGCAATTTTACAATTAAAACATGGAATTCAAACCAAACTCAAAGATAACAAGAAAACTGTGTCTAAACTTACAGGAAGTGGAGAATCAGTGGCCTTGAATTTTCCGAGCCGTCGTTTAAAATCAACAGGGTTAAGAGCAGCAGCAATAACCTTAATCAAGACTTGATCTTCCTTAATATCAGGAACTGAAACATTGGACTCAAACTTCAAAACATCAACACTTCCATAATCAGTATAACTCCAAGCTTTCATTTCAGAAGGAATAGAAGTACTTGTGGACGTTTCAGCAGCTGCAGCTTGAGAACTAGCAGAGACTCTAAGTGGCAAAACAGTGGAAAAATGGTTTCTTTGAATAATATTTTCAGCTTTTCTGTTAACCTTTACTCTAAGAACAGAAGTAGAAGAAAATGGAGagtgaagagaagagaaagaagagggtggatgaaggggTTTGAGTTGAAGAGTAGTGGAAGATAACAGAGCTTCCATTGTTCttcttttcaactttttttttttttacctctcACTCAGTATTTTACTCAAACACTTTATGTGCATGCTAGAGAAGATGAAATACTTGATGTtcgcctttttttttttttgggtagaGTTCATTTTCAACCATCCATTTGTAAGTAAATTAGTGACTAGGAATATCTTGTCCTCAcaattttcctttgtttttgATGAGGCCATAAGGAAATAAATAGCCACAAACTAACAAGAGCATTGAAGACACAACATAATGGGCCTtatgtcattttttatttttattttataatttgtgAAGTTCTAATGTGTTAGAGATTAGTGACTATGGATTGATAAGATTTCAAATATAGGtttttgttgaaaaataatTGTGGATGTTGCTTTCAATTctattatacttttttttttgtctttctaACTATGACTATAAATATGTCATATTCTGCAATGTAAAAAAACATACGGAAGAATACAAATATTTCTCTTCTGCTTCTCTCTTTTATTAatctctctttcttattttgctaagttagttcATTTTAatacacgttatcagcacgagcctcCACTgctttgagctatatttttaagaaggtaacaaaaggggtaatagttttattttcttaaaatgtctaatatctcaaaacttaaatttgttgctcttgatatttctggaaaaTGCTACTCATCATGGACACTAGATGtcgaaatacatctagaatcgatgggtctggcagacaccatcaaagatgacaatacgaaatctagtcaagaccgtgccaaaatcatgatatttctccgccaccatcttgacgaggggttaaaattacaatatctcacattaaaagacccccttaaactgtgaaaaaatttaaaagaaagatatgaccacctgaagttggtcatgcttccacaagcattTCATGATTGACTAAACCtaaaattaatggatttcaaaaatataactgaatataattctggcttgtttagaattatagtttagttaaatttatgcggagaagaaatcactgagcaagataaacttgaaaagacatacgccatatttccacccgcgaatatgctcctacagCAGCAATATATCGAAAAGGATTTTAAAagatattctgaattactttcttaCCTTCTGATTGCTGAACGTTACAATGAACTGctaatgaaaaattataatagtcggcccgttggttctctaccactccctgaagtgaattagacaaattataaccaacgaaaaagaggttatggccccagtcgtggtcattatcgaagaagaaattataatcatgatgctcggctgacaCTGAGAAATAATCAGCAgtacaaaaagaagagtgaaaagccagaagctttatcaaaaaaaaattcagaaagtatatgtcatagatgtggaggtatggggcactggCCGCGGA contains the following coding sequences:
- the LOC129880341 gene encoding 2-methylene-furan-3-one reductase is translated as MEALLSSTTLQLKPLHPPSSFSSLHSPFSSTSVLRVKVNRKAENIIQRNHFSTVLPLRVSASSQAAAAETSTSTSIPSEMKAWSYTDYGSVDVLKFESNVSVPDIKEDQVLIKVIAAALNPVDFKRRLGKFKATDSPLPTVPGYDVAGMVVKVGSQVKGLKEGDEVYGDIHEKALDGPKQFGSLAEYTAVEEKLVALKPKNLSFAEAAALPLAIETAYEGLEKAGFSAGKSILVLGGAGGVGSLVIQLAKHVFGASKVAATSSTGKLELLKSLGADLAIDYTKENFEDLPDKFDVVYDSVGQGEKAVKAMKEGGSVVVLTGAVTPPGFRFVVTSNGEMLKKLNPYLESGKVKPVIDPKGPFPFDKVVDAFSYLETGRATGKVVIHPIP